The Listeria welshimeri serovar 6b str. SLCC5334 genome has a window encoding:
- a CDS encoding MATE family efflux transporter, which yields MNSAHKVASISLFTLAWPIFLEQFLRLMISYIDVFMLGHYSDDAVAATGVANQILVISIIIYGFISVGVQIIVAQMIGAKKHKEIENVITNGLVVAFLIGIVMSIIFIFMSKNFLAWMGIDPHLVQVGAPFLEIIGGSSVVIAIHASILPILRAHGYVRQSILVPVTISIINVVGNYLFLYGPLAYLDFGVAGVGISTAVANFVGMGLAIWMLKKYIGYTFHFRKLEQVSKKLLYSILRLGLPSAGENLSYAGSQLVVTAIIAILGTEALTTKVYASTVSQFVALFAIALGQASQIIIGRAVGAKEIDKAYKQGLRSWKIGLVVAIVVSVSIYLFAEPIMRLFTTNTEIIQMTKELFLLSIFLELGRATNIIIISSLNSTGDVRFPFICGLIVMWIVSLPFSYVLGISAGLGLVGVWIAYIIDEGVRAVLMYRRWRSKVWSLKSII from the coding sequence TTGAATTCAGCACATAAAGTAGCGAGTATAAGCCTTTTCACGCTAGCTTGGCCGATTTTCTTAGAGCAATTTTTACGCCTGATGATTAGTTATATTGATGTTTTTATGTTGGGCCATTATTCAGATGATGCAGTGGCTGCGACAGGAGTTGCCAATCAAATTCTTGTAATTTCGATTATTATTTATGGCTTCATCAGTGTTGGTGTGCAAATCATCGTAGCTCAAATGATTGGAGCTAAAAAGCATAAAGAAATTGAGAATGTAATTACAAATGGTTTAGTGGTCGCTTTCTTAATTGGTATTGTTATGAGTATAATATTCATTTTCATGTCCAAAAACTTTCTTGCTTGGATGGGAATTGACCCTCATTTAGTACAAGTTGGTGCACCCTTTTTAGAAATTATTGGTGGCAGTTCCGTTGTTATCGCGATTCACGCTTCGATTTTGCCAATTCTTCGGGCACATGGTTATGTAAGGCAATCCATTCTTGTTCCTGTTACAATTAGCATTATTAACGTCGTTGGTAATTACTTATTCCTTTACGGTCCACTTGCTTATTTAGACTTTGGTGTGGCTGGGGTTGGAATTTCAACTGCTGTCGCCAATTTCGTCGGAATGGGTCTAGCAATTTGGATGTTAAAAAAATACATCGGTTACACATTCCATTTTAGAAAATTAGAACAAGTTTCCAAAAAGCTACTTTATTCGATTTTGCGCTTGGGTCTTCCCTCTGCCGGAGAAAATTTGTCTTATGCAGGATCTCAACTAGTTGTAACCGCAATTATAGCTATTTTAGGTACAGAAGCACTGACAACAAAGGTATATGCTTCTACCGTAAGTCAGTTTGTCGCTTTATTTGCTATTGCACTGGGGCAAGCATCCCAGATTATTATTGGTCGAGCTGTTGGTGCCAAAGAAATAGATAAAGCTTATAAACAAGGCTTACGTAGCTGGAAAATTGGTTTAGTTGTCGCCATTGTCGTTAGTGTTTCCATTTACTTGTTTGCGGAACCAATTATGCGACTTTTTACAACAAATACCGAAATCATTCAGATGACGAAAGAATTATTTTTACTATCGATTTTCCTTGAGCTTGGACGTGCAACCAATATTATTATCATTAGTAGTCTCAATTCTACTGGTGATGTCCGTTTTCCGTTCATATGCGGACTTATCGTTATGTGGATAGTTAGTTTGCCGTTTTCTTATGTCCTTGGAATTTCAGCTGGATTAGGTCTCGTTGGTGTTTGGATTGCTTATATTATCGATGAAGGCGTCCGAGCTGTTTTAATGTACCGCAGATGGCGCAGTAAAGTTTGGTCCTTAAAGTCCATTATTTGA
- a CDS encoding MarR family winged helix-turn-helix transcriptional regulator, with product MSSENQDLGHSVIKAFMNFKHAEIKSFQIPGYSKSETRFIFILSRGLKSKGPKIRVSDLGHMLRISKPSVTQMIQSLEGKGLIKRVQNPEDKRSMYVELTEMGAGVSKKMFDEFQASFEDMQGFLGEDDMKKLITLLEKLTDYLNKKSENKEE from the coding sequence ATGTCTTCGGAAAATCAAGACTTGGGACACTCAGTAATCAAGGCTTTCATGAATTTTAAGCATGCTGAAATAAAGAGTTTCCAAATTCCAGGTTACAGTAAATCTGAAACAAGGTTTATTTTTATTTTATCTCGTGGGCTTAAAAGTAAAGGGCCAAAAATTCGTGTTTCCGATCTTGGTCATATGCTTAGGATTTCAAAACCAAGCGTCACGCAAATGATACAATCTTTGGAGGGAAAAGGACTTATTAAACGAGTACAAAACCCAGAAGATAAACGCTCCATGTATGTGGAACTTACAGAAATGGGTGCAGGTGTATCAAAAAAAATGTTCGATGAGTTTCAAGCTAGTTTTGAAGATATGCAAGGATTTTTAGGCGAAGACGATATGAAAAAACTGATTACTCTTTTAGAAAAACTCACAGATTACTTAAACAAAAAATCCGAAAATAAGGAGGAATGA
- a CDS encoding ABC transporter ATP-binding protein, with translation MMKLMKRLKPYWLSITAVLVLTFGQVIGQLYLPTLMSNIIDKGVVKGDTDYIWSTGMQMLLISFASVILSVIVVYLASRISMGFGKDLRDKIFTKVEDFSLQEFDKVGTSSLITRTTNDVVQIQNVLYMMMRLMVMAPIMLLGGIIMAVGRDAKLSLIFVVVLPLLLLLVVVLGGKAMPMFKSLQKKMDKLNRVIREGLTGIRVVRSFNRNADELEKFEEANADYATTAIKVNRLLSLMSPLMMLLMNLTSIAIVWIGSIFIGNGDMQVGDLMAFIQYAMQIMMSFMMLSAVFIMIPRAGASAERINEVLDMNAEILNPENPKTSTPPAKLSFENVTFRYEGAEKPVIEDITFEAKAGETIAIIGSTGAGKSTLINMIPRFYDVESGVVKINGIDVREMDQSILRQKIGLVPQKAVLFTGTIASNMRYGKEDATDEEIWKALRTAQAENFVSKLANGLDSRVEQGGNNFSGGQKQRLSIARSLIRTPEIYIFDDSFSALDFKTDAKLREALKAETTEAVTLIVAQRITSVVNSDQIIVLNEGKVAGIGTHEELKESNQIYQEIMRSQLSEEEIA, from the coding sequence ATGATGAAATTGATGAAAAGATTAAAACCTTATTGGCTGAGCATTACGGCCGTATTAGTCCTTACTTTCGGGCAAGTTATTGGACAGCTTTATCTACCAACCTTAATGTCTAACATTATTGACAAAGGGGTTGTAAAAGGCGATACAGATTATATTTGGAGCACAGGAATGCAGATGCTACTCATATCATTTGCGTCGGTTATCTTATCAGTGATTGTGGTTTATCTCGCATCGAGAATTTCAATGGGATTCGGGAAAGATTTACGAGATAAAATTTTTACAAAGGTAGAGGACTTTTCCTTACAAGAGTTTGATAAAGTAGGAACTTCTTCTTTAATTACTAGAACGACAAATGATGTTGTTCAAATCCAAAACGTGCTTTATATGATGATGCGCTTAATGGTGATGGCTCCAATCATGTTACTCGGCGGTATAATTATGGCGGTTGGCCGAGACGCGAAATTATCCCTTATTTTTGTGGTTGTTTTGCCACTTTTACTTCTATTAGTAGTTGTATTAGGTGGAAAAGCAATGCCAATGTTTAAATCATTACAAAAGAAAATGGATAAGCTAAACCGTGTTATTCGTGAAGGGTTAACTGGAATTCGTGTTGTTCGTTCGTTTAATCGTAACGCCGATGAACTTGAAAAATTTGAAGAAGCGAATGCTGACTATGCTACTACGGCAATTAAAGTCAACCGTTTGCTGTCGTTAATGAGTCCGTTAATGATGTTACTTATGAACTTAACATCCATCGCTATTGTGTGGATTGGTTCGATTTTTATTGGAAATGGTGATATGCAAGTTGGGGACTTGATGGCATTCATTCAATATGCGATGCAAATCATGATGTCCTTTATGATGCTTTCTGCTGTATTTATTATGATTCCACGTGCAGGAGCTTCCGCTGAACGTATTAATGAAGTATTAGATATGAATGCAGAAATACTAAATCCAGAAAATCCAAAAACAAGTACACCACCAGCTAAACTTTCTTTTGAAAATGTTACTTTCCGTTATGAAGGTGCTGAAAAACCAGTTATTGAAGATATCACTTTTGAGGCGAAAGCAGGGGAAACAATTGCCATCATTGGAAGTACTGGAGCTGGGAAATCAACTTTAATTAATATGATTCCGCGTTTCTACGATGTTGAAAGTGGCGTTGTAAAAATTAATGGTATTGATGTGCGTGAAATGGACCAATCAATTTTACGTCAAAAAATCGGTTTAGTTCCTCAAAAAGCCGTATTATTCACTGGAACTATTGCTTCTAATATGCGATACGGTAAAGAAGATGCAACAGATGAAGAAATCTGGAAAGCACTTCGAACTGCCCAAGCAGAAAATTTTGTATCTAAACTTGCAAATGGTTTAGATAGCCGGGTAGAACAAGGTGGTAACAACTTCTCCGGTGGGCAAAAACAACGCCTTTCTATTGCGCGTTCTTTAATTAGAACACCAGAAATTTATATATTTGATGATAGTTTTTCAGCACTAGATTTCAAGACGGATGCGAAACTGCGTGAAGCTTTGAAGGCAGAAACAACTGAGGCCGTGACACTTATCGTAGCTCAGCGGATTACGTCTGTTGTGAATTCTGACCAAATCATCGTTCTTAATGAAGGGAAAGTTGCCGGCATTGGAACACATGAAGAATTAAAAGAATCAAATCAGATTTATCAAGAAATTATGAGGTCACAGCTGTCAGAGGAGGAAATCGCATGA
- a CDS encoding ABC transporter ATP-binding protein translates to MSGPGPGGGMRMQTAAKPKNFKQTLFRLLGYMKPRSVAIIVVFIFAILSTIFNIFSPKELGKATTEIFKGVMSPEGINNDKIFNILMIVLVLYLGSSLFSFIQQYVMSSVAQRTVYDMRKDLKAKMARLPLKYYDTRSNGDILSRSVNDMDNIANTLQQSLTQAITAIVQMIGVLIMMLTISWQMTLIVLVTVPISIILVAIIAGRSQRYFGAQQRNLGILNDTVEETYGGQTIIKAFGQEKKTLVKFDEVNEDYFKAAKKAQFISGIMMPVMQFVGNLGYVGVCVAGGIFVTNGSLQVGDIQSFTQYVQLFTQPISSVANIANIIQSTIASAERVFEMMDEEEEKDEIPANVNQVAGEENSIVFDHVKFGYTPDKPLMTDLNIHVEEGQMVAIVGPTGAGKTTIINLLMRFYDVDGGEIRMKGIDTRDMTKEEVRAKFGMVLQDTWLFNGTIADNIAYGREGATKEEVIGAAKAAYADDFIRRLPNGYDTVLNEEGSNISQGQKQLLTIARAILSDPSILILDEATSSVDTRTELNIQLAMGNLMEGRTSFVIAHRLSTIRDADLILVMNHGSVIEQGTHQELLAAKGFYADLYNSQFTGAQAV, encoded by the coding sequence ATGAGTGGTCCAGGTCCAGGTGGTGGAATGAGAATGCAAACAGCCGCCAAACCAAAGAACTTTAAACAAACACTATTTCGTCTTCTAGGCTATATGAAACCTCGTTCTGTCGCGATTATTGTTGTCTTTATCTTTGCGATTTTGTCTACGATTTTTAACATTTTTAGTCCGAAAGAACTTGGGAAGGCAACGACAGAAATTTTTAAAGGTGTTATGAGTCCTGAGGGAATTAATAATGATAAGATTTTCAATATATTAATGATTGTTTTAGTCTTATATCTTGGAAGTTCCTTATTTAGTTTTATTCAACAATATGTGATGTCGAGTGTTGCACAACGTACTGTTTATGACATGCGTAAAGATTTAAAAGCAAAAATGGCTCGACTTCCGCTGAAATATTATGATACACGCTCAAATGGTGATATTCTTAGTCGTTCTGTCAATGACATGGATAACATCGCGAATACGCTGCAACAGTCATTAACTCAGGCTATTACAGCGATTGTCCAAATGATCGGTGTTTTAATCATGATGCTGACAATCAGTTGGCAAATGACATTAATAGTACTTGTGACTGTCCCAATTAGTATTATTTTAGTCGCGATTATTGCGGGTAGATCGCAACGTTACTTTGGCGCACAACAACGTAATCTTGGTATTTTAAATGATACTGTAGAAGAAACTTATGGTGGTCAAACAATTATTAAAGCTTTTGGTCAAGAAAAGAAAACATTAGTAAAATTTGACGAGGTCAATGAAGATTATTTCAAAGCGGCTAAAAAAGCGCAATTCATTTCTGGTATTATGATGCCTGTAATGCAATTTGTTGGTAACTTGGGCTATGTAGGTGTCTGTGTGGCCGGTGGTATATTTGTTACGAATGGTTCGCTTCAAGTTGGGGATATTCAATCATTTACACAGTATGTCCAACTATTTACACAACCTATTTCCAGTGTCGCGAATATTGCTAATATCATCCAATCCACTATTGCTTCGGCTGAACGTGTTTTTGAAATGATGGATGAAGAAGAAGAAAAAGACGAGATTCCAGCTAATGTTAATCAAGTTGCTGGCGAAGAAAACAGTATTGTATTTGACCATGTGAAATTTGGTTATACACCAGATAAACCATTGATGACGGATTTGAATATTCATGTGGAAGAAGGTCAGATGGTGGCTATTGTAGGTCCTACTGGTGCTGGTAAAACAACGATAATCAACTTGCTAATGCGTTTTTATGATGTAGATGGTGGAGAGATTCGGATGAAAGGTATCGATACACGCGATATGACTAAAGAGGAAGTTCGCGCAAAATTCGGTATGGTACTCCAAGATACATGGTTATTTAATGGAACTATTGCAGATAATATCGCTTATGGTCGAGAAGGAGCAACGAAAGAGGAAGTTATCGGAGCAGCAAAAGCAGCTTATGCGGATGATTTCATTCGGAGACTTCCAAACGGCTATGATACTGTCTTGAATGAAGAAGGTTCTAATATTTCTCAAGGGCAAAAACAACTTCTAACAATTGCTCGCGCGATTTTATCAGATCCATCCATTTTAATTTTAGATGAAGCGACTTCAAGTGTCGATACTCGGACAGAATTAAATATTCAACTTGCGATGGGAAATCTGATGGAAGGACGCACAAGTTTTGTTATTGCGCATAGACTTTCAACTATTCGTGATGCGGATTTAATTCTTGTGATGAATCATGGTAGTGTGATTGAGCAAGGAACTCACCAAGAACTGCTTGCGGCGAAAGGCTTCTATGCTGATTTATATAATAGTCAATTTACTGGTGCTCAAGCCGTTTAA
- a CDS encoding rhodanese-like domain-containing protein — translation MYQSITANDLEQELKESTQNILDVRDADAFIEGHIPNAINIPINELPEKLATLDKKKAYTIICYAGGRSERASQFLAAEGFDVTNVMGGMGAFRGTTTK, via the coding sequence ATGTATCAATCCATTACTGCAAATGATTTAGAACAAGAATTGAAAGAATCCACGCAAAATATACTAGATGTAAGAGACGCAGATGCCTTTATTGAAGGTCACATTCCAAATGCCATAAATATTCCGATTAATGAATTACCAGAAAAGCTTGCAACGCTTGATAAAAAGAAAGCTTATACAATTATTTGTTATGCAGGTGGACGTTCTGAGCGAGCAAGTCAATTTTTAGCTGCGGAAGGTTTTGATGTAACGAATGTAATGGGTGGCATGGGTGCTTTTCGTGGTACTACCACTAAATAA
- a CDS encoding LapB repeat-containing protein — translation MKKIGIKISMCALLLAPFSPQFAMNVSAQESSQLQSTQDIVNIPDTVFKGYLNTILGQPSSHDITEAQMDTIKNINISDSKLVDLTGIEYAHNLESVLLSNTGVTDYTSLETLTNLIYINLSGDNVTPEALPNFNNFQKLTNLTLSNSKLDNTIFPKINHIPNLTNLNLDKNFSITDISSLQSLPNLNTLFVQFCGIHDFQGIEAFPKLTNLAAYGQNIGRTELINSSIKSSVLNYNETDQTFFVPFSLMKDRLTNFNGDVIPFTTSTSSSKTFFTLNEQKIDGSRLKIDDKGITVSGITREYFNSITKMEYNSAYESPAGSYVSPSNIPSYSISNGTYDHYFDIDHSLTISSDPTINYPENTVITEEQFLNDIHAETDDGTTITSNFKSVVDLQKPGVYEVTLNAENEAGIKAAPRQVSITILEKPVITALNSISYKEGTVLTEEQFLKDISAATVSPSEITSDFEDVVKLDDLGTYEVTLYATSEALVEADPVKVQVEIQEEETNTPSPDKESSTIPDNQTTKENKKSNVKESAPTDSAKIETPQKETIKTPETKITEKEATATKINSNNKENKTVEVHTKTTKKELPKTGDTNQPTNVLVGIALAGLAIIFFRNRKQH, via the coding sequence ATGAAGAAAATTGGAATAAAAATTAGCATGTGCGCTCTTTTATTAGCTCCTTTTAGCCCGCAATTTGCAATGAATGTTTCTGCTCAAGAAAGCAGTCAGTTGCAATCTACTCAAGATATTGTCAATATTCCAGATACTGTTTTCAAAGGTTATTTAAATACTATTTTAGGTCAACCTAGCTCCCATGACATTACAGAAGCTCAAATGGATACGATTAAAAATATTAATATCAGTGATAGTAAATTAGTTGATTTAACTGGTATTGAGTATGCACACAACTTAGAAAGTGTATTATTATCCAACACTGGCGTCACCGATTATACATCACTTGAAACATTAACTAATTTAATTTATATAAATTTATCTGGGGATAACGTCACACCTGAGGCCCTTCCCAATTTTAATAATTTCCAAAAACTAACTAATTTAACTTTGAGTAATTCAAAATTAGATAATACTATATTCCCTAAAATAAACCATATTCCTAATTTGACCAATTTAAATTTAGATAAAAACTTTTCCATAACCGATATTAGTTCCTTACAATCATTGCCTAATTTGAATACTTTATTTGTTCAATTTTGTGGTATTCATGATTTTCAAGGTATTGAAGCATTTCCTAAACTAACTAATCTTGCTGCTTATGGTCAAAACATTGGTCGGACAGAATTAATCAATAGTTCTATTAAGAGCTCTGTATTAAACTATAATGAAACAGACCAAACATTTTTTGTCCCGTTTAGTCTAATGAAAGATAGATTAACCAATTTTAATGGAGATGTTATTCCTTTTACAACATCTACCAGCAGTTCTAAAACTTTTTTCACTTTAAATGAACAAAAAATCGATGGTAGTCGTTTAAAGATTGATGATAAAGGAATTACAGTTAGCGGTATCACAAGGGAATATTTTAATTCTATCACTAAAATGGAGTATAATTCTGCTTATGAAAGCCCAGCTGGTAGCTATGTAAGTCCTTCTAATATTCCTTCTTATTCTATTTCAAATGGGACATATGATCATTATTTTGATATCGATCATTCTTTAACTATTTCTAGTGATCCTACTATTAATTATCCTGAAAATACCGTTATCACTGAAGAACAATTTCTAAATGATATCCATGCGGAGACAGACGACGGAACTACGATTACTAGTAATTTTAAAAGTGTAGTTGATTTACAAAAACCTGGTGTTTATGAAGTGACATTAAATGCTGAAAACGAAGCTGGGATAAAAGCCGCTCCTAGACAAGTATCCATCACTATTTTGGAAAAACCTGTCATTACTGCGCTTAATTCTATTTCTTACAAAGAAGGAACAGTCTTAACAGAAGAACAATTTTTAAAAGACATTTCAGCTGCAACCGTTAGTCCAAGCGAAATAACGAGTGATTTTGAAGATGTTGTTAAGTTGGATGATTTAGGAACTTATGAAGTGACATTATATGCAACAAGTGAAGCTTTAGTCGAAGCGGATCCAGTAAAAGTTCAAGTAGAAATACAAGAAGAAGAAACTAACACCCCTTCACCAGATAAAGAATCATCCACCATTCCAGACAACCAAACAACAAAAGAAAATAAAAAATCCAACGTAAAAGAGAGTGCGCCAACTGATTCAGCAAAAATAGAAACCCCACAAAAAGAAACAATAAAAACACCTGAAACAAAAATAACAGAAAAAGAAGCGACCGCAACAAAAATAAATAGCAATAACAAAGAAAATAAAACGGTTGAAGTTCATACTAAAACGACAAAAAAAGAACTTCCTAAAACTGGAGATACGAATCAACCAACTAATGTATTAGTCGGTATCGCTTTAGCGGGATTAGCAATTATCTTTTTCCGCAATAGAAAACAACACTAA
- a CDS encoding FMN-dependent NADH-azoreductase yields MTNVLFIKANGLPAERSVSVALYEIFLTEYKKSHPDDNVTELDLFEADLPYYDVTMMSGLHKQAAGEEVSSEEKRLADIANSYLDQFLAADKIVMAFPLWNFSIPAQFLTYLFYLNQAGKTFKYTPNGPVGLVSDKKIALLNARGGIYSDGPMQGFEMSLSYVKNVLAHFGISEPEMVIVEGHNAKPDQAKDIISAGAKEAVELAKIF; encoded by the coding sequence ATGACAAATGTACTTTTCATCAAAGCAAATGGTTTACCTGCCGAACGCTCAGTCAGCGTGGCACTATATGAAATCTTCCTAACTGAATACAAAAAATCTCATCCAGATGATAATGTAACAGAACTAGATTTATTCGAGGCAGATTTACCTTATTATGATGTAACAATGATGAGCGGCTTACATAAACAAGCGGCTGGCGAAGAAGTAAGTAGTGAAGAAAAACGTTTAGCTGATATTGCCAATAGTTACTTAGATCAATTTTTAGCAGCAGATAAAATCGTAATGGCTTTCCCACTTTGGAACTTTAGTATTCCAGCTCAATTCTTAACTTATTTATTCTATTTAAACCAAGCTGGAAAAACATTCAAATATACGCCAAACGGTCCAGTTGGATTAGTATCTGACAAAAAAATCGCACTTCTAAATGCTCGTGGCGGTATTTACTCAGATGGTCCAATGCAAGGCTTTGAAATGTCTTTAAGTTATGTCAAAAATGTACTAGCTCACTTCGGTATCTCTGAGCCAGAAATGGTTATCGTCGAAGGCCACAATGCAAAACCAGATCAAGCAAAAGATATTATCTCTGCAGGCGCAAAAGAAGCCGTAGAATTAGCTAAAATATTTTAA
- a CDS encoding MarR family winged helix-turn-helix transcriptional regulator, translating to MEVKTLKPCTERSELLYRMHLLSKEISHVFEQQTNMSFTKVEILFHIKQTPGQSQNRLKEKLYIDSASITRHLKRMEDQGLIIRKKQDDNKRYTYLFLTTAGEAELASLLLEKETFQTEALEAFSEDEVRALLKSVTKMMNNVEKMEEK from the coding sequence ATGGAGGTGAAAACGCTGAAACCATGTACAGAACGGTCAGAATTACTTTACCGGATGCATTTGTTATCGAAGGAAATTAGTCATGTTTTTGAACAACAAACCAATATGAGTTTTACGAAAGTAGAGATTTTATTTCATATTAAGCAAACACCTGGTCAAAGCCAAAATCGGTTAAAAGAGAAACTTTATATTGATTCGGCAAGTATTACCCGTCATTTGAAGCGAATGGAAGATCAAGGGCTTATTATTCGTAAAAAGCAAGACGATAATAAACGCTATACGTACTTATTTTTAACAACAGCTGGCGAGGCGGAATTAGCTTCTTTACTTCTAGAAAAAGAAACATTCCAGACAGAAGCTTTAGAGGCATTTTCAGAGGATGAAGTTCGTGCGTTACTAAAATCAGTCACAAAAATGATGAATAATGTAGAGAAAATGGAGGAGAAGTGA
- a CDS encoding NADP-dependent oxidoreductase codes for MKAVVIENYGGKEELKEKEVAMPKAGKNQVIVKEAATSINPIDWKLREGYLKQMMDWEFPIILGWDVAGVISEVGEGVTDWKVGDEVFARPETTRFGTYAEYTAVDDHLLAPLPEGISFDEAASIPLAGLTAWQALFDHANLQKGEKVLIHAGAGGVGTLAIQLAKHAGAEVITTASAKNHELLKSLGADQVIDYKEVNFKDVLSDIDVVFDTMGGEIETDSYDVLKAGTGRLVSIVGISNEDRAKEKNVTATGIWLQPNGEQLKELGKLLADKTVKPIVGATFPFSEKGVFDAHALSETHHAVGKIVISFNK; via the coding sequence ATGAAAGCAGTTGTAATTGAAAATTATGGTGGAAAAGAAGAATTAAAAGAAAAAGAAGTTGCAATGCCAAAAGCTGGTAAAAACCAAGTAATTGTAAAAGAGGCAGCAACATCAATTAATCCGATTGATTGGAAACTTCGTGAAGGATACCTAAAACAAATGATGGACTGGGAATTCCCAATTATTTTAGGTTGGGATGTAGCGGGCGTTATTTCAGAAGTTGGAGAAGGCGTAACAGATTGGAAAGTTGGGGATGAAGTATTTGCACGTCCTGAAACGACTCGTTTTGGTACGTATGCAGAATATACAGCAGTAGATGACCACTTGCTTGCACCACTTCCAGAAGGCATTAGTTTTGATGAAGCAGCATCTATTCCTCTTGCAGGACTAACTGCATGGCAAGCACTATTTGATCATGCAAATCTACAAAAAGGTGAAAAAGTCTTAATTCATGCTGGTGCTGGCGGTGTAGGAACACTGGCGATTCAACTTGCCAAACATGCTGGAGCAGAGGTAATCACAACAGCTAGCGCGAAGAATCATGAATTACTCAAATCGCTTGGTGCAGATCAAGTTATTGATTATAAAGAAGTTAATTTTAAAGATGTACTTTCTGATATTGATGTTGTTTTTGATACAATGGGCGGCGAAATCGAAACTGATAGCTATGATGTATTAAAAGCTGGAACTGGTCGTTTAGTTAGTATCGTTGGGATTTCAAATGAAGATCGTGCAAAAGAGAAAAACGTTACAGCGACAGGAATATGGCTTCAACCAAACGGCGAGCAGCTGAAAGAACTAGGGAAATTACTTGCTGATAAAACAGTTAAACCAATTGTTGGCGCAACTTTCCCGTTCTCTGAAAAAGGTGTTTTCGATGCACATGCGTTAAGTGAAACGCACCATGCGGTTGGAAAAATAGTCATTTCATTCAATAAATAA
- a CDS encoding GNAT family N-acetyltransferase, protein METKELKNGQIMTIREAMKEDASDIISYLNEVAGETDYLSFGQGEFAFSAAEEEKYIEEGAENSGSVMLLCFIDGELASVSQLIGHTKKRELHTSELAISIREKFWGLGIGSINMEALIQYAKNSERLKLIYLEAISENKRAINLYKKFGFIEAGEIPALMQVDGRYFDVTMMYLVI, encoded by the coding sequence ATGGAAACAAAAGAATTGAAAAATGGACAAATAATGACAATTAGAGAAGCTATGAAAGAGGATGCAAGTGATATTATTTCTTATTTGAATGAAGTGGCTGGTGAGACAGATTATTTATCTTTTGGTCAAGGTGAGTTTGCATTTAGCGCAGCGGAAGAAGAAAAATATATAGAAGAAGGAGCAGAAAATTCAGGTTCTGTGATGTTACTATGTTTTATAGACGGGGAGTTAGCGAGTGTTTCGCAGCTTATAGGTCATACAAAAAAGCGTGAGTTACATACTTCAGAATTAGCTATTTCAATACGGGAGAAATTTTGGGGTCTTGGTATTGGATCCATTAATATGGAAGCATTAATACAATATGCTAAAAATAGTGAGCGTTTAAAGCTTATTTATTTAGAGGCAATTTCAGAAAATAAACGAGCAATTAATTTATACAAAAAGTTTGGGTTTATCGAAGCTGGTGAGATTCCAGCATTAATGCAAGTGGATGGTCGATATTTTGATGTAACAATGATGTATTTGGTTATTTAG